A genomic window from Synechococcus sp. CBW1107 includes:
- a CDS encoding winged-helix domain-containing protein gives MSGPLILLVGEEAEAMAPRLEASGYRTAPVGALPDPPAAVLVSGADGVATIPALRMILEDVPILLDLVCDSVEARSLCFSSGADDFWLSSAGGSDLLMRLRLLLQIRGDTRGLAPPLQLGDLSLDPASRDVRRGRRPLALTAREYQLLLTLMRQPGMVLSREQILAEVWNDQQGAASNVVEVYVRYLRQKLEEHGERRLIHTVRGRGYCLCERAPRPERPAP, from the coding sequence ATGAGCGGGCCCCTGATCCTGCTGGTGGGGGAGGAGGCCGAAGCGATGGCCCCTCGGCTGGAGGCCTCCGGTTACCGCACCGCGCCGGTGGGAGCCCTGCCCGATCCGCCGGCGGCGGTGCTGGTGTCGGGAGCTGATGGGGTGGCCACGATTCCGGCCCTGCGCATGATCCTGGAGGATGTGCCGATCCTGCTGGATCTGGTCTGCGACAGCGTCGAGGCCCGCTCCCTCTGCTTCAGCTCCGGCGCCGACGACTTCTGGCTCTCCAGCGCCGGCGGCAGTGACCTGCTGATGCGCCTGCGCCTGCTGCTGCAGATCCGCGGCGACACCCGGGGCCTGGCGCCGCCCCTGCAGCTCGGCGACCTGAGCCTCGATCCCGCCAGCCGGGACGTGCGGCGGGGGCGGCGGCCGCTCGCGCTCACTGCCCGCGAATACCAGCTGCTGCTCACGCTGATGCGACAGCCGGGCATGGTGCTCAGCCGCGAGCAGATCCTCGCCGAGGTGTGGAACGACCAGCAGGGTGCCGCCAGCAACGTGGTGGAGGTGTACGTCCGCTACCTGCGCCAGAAGCTCGAGGAGCACGGCGAGCGCCGCCTGATCCACACCGTGCGCGGGCGTGGCTACTGCCTGTGCGAGCGTGCGCCCCGCCCGGAGCGCCCCGCCCCATGA
- the larB gene encoding nickel pincer cofactor biosynthesis protein LarB produces MTADEPLARLDLGRRERLGMLEAVWGETKEVDQITAILERLHQAGELALVTRVSAGKAAAIETWLRRERPGIAASLEHHHQARCVTSGILPAADPALGRVVVLCGGTSDLPVALEAQLALRCHGVGTELMVDVGVAGLHRLLDQLPRLRSARVLIACAGMEGALPTVLAGLLPQPVIGVPVSVGYGVSAGGAAALNGMLASCAPGLSVVNIDNGYGAAMAAVRILLALRGAAAGDRPSAVPRC; encoded by the coding sequence ATGACGGCCGACGAGCCCCTGGCGCGGCTGGATCTGGGACGGAGGGAGCGGCTGGGGATGCTGGAAGCGGTCTGGGGTGAGACCAAGGAGGTCGATCAGATCACGGCGATCCTCGAGCGTCTGCATCAGGCCGGCGAGCTCGCCCTGGTGACCAGGGTGTCCGCCGGGAAAGCCGCGGCGATCGAGACGTGGCTGCGCCGCGAGCGGCCCGGGATCGCCGCCAGCCTGGAGCACCACCACCAGGCCCGCTGTGTCACCAGCGGCATACTGCCCGCGGCCGATCCGGCCCTGGGGCGGGTGGTGGTGCTCTGCGGCGGCACCAGTGACCTGCCCGTGGCTCTTGAGGCCCAGCTGGCCCTGCGCTGCCATGGTGTGGGCACCGAGCTGATGGTCGACGTGGGTGTCGCCGGACTGCACAGGCTGCTGGACCAGTTGCCGCGGCTGCGGAGCGCCCGGGTGCTCATCGCCTGCGCCGGCATGGAGGGGGCGCTGCCCACGGTGCTGGCGGGGCTGCTGCCCCAGCCGGTGATCGGCGTCCCGGTGTCGGTGGGTTACGGCGTGAGCGCCGGCGGAGCAGCGGCCCTGAACGGAATGCTGGCCAGCTGCGCCCCGGGGCTGAGTGTGGTGAACATCGACAACGGCTACGGGGCCGCCATGGCGGCCGTGCGCATCCTGCTGGCGCTCAGAGGTGCTGCAGCTGGGGATAGGCCGTCAGCAGTTCCTCGGTGCTGA
- a CDS encoding DUF192 domain-containing protein — protein sequence MTHSRRLPTALTALLAPLGLVLGTLALGTPRSLGAESQAQTPPQVLPLEAEWCLEGTSSGGCIQLEVPRSQRQYSLGLMQRPPLGPLRGMWFRFDPPEPARFWMHQTITPLDMIFVREGRVIAIEAAAQPCPRLPCRSYGPQEPSDGVVELDAGEAARLGIVVGTPAPIRWLNRRGAP from the coding sequence ATGACCCACTCCAGACGGCTGCCGACAGCGCTGACTGCTCTGCTGGCGCCGCTTGGGTTGGTGCTGGGGACCCTCGCCCTGGGCACCCCCCGGTCTCTTGGCGCCGAGAGTCAAGCGCAGACCCCTCCCCAGGTGCTGCCGCTGGAGGCGGAATGGTGCCTGGAGGGAACCTCATCAGGCGGTTGCATCCAGCTGGAGGTGCCCAGGAGCCAGCGCCAGTACAGCCTGGGCCTGATGCAACGCCCGCCGCTGGGGCCCCTGCGGGGAATGTGGTTCCGCTTCGATCCACCCGAGCCGGCGCGCTTCTGGATGCACCAGACCATCACCCCGCTCGACATGATCTTTGTGCGCGAGGGCCGGGTGATCGCCATCGAAGCCGCGGCCCAGCCCTGCCCGCGCCTGCCCTGCCGCAGCTATGGGCCCCAGGAACCCTCCGATGGGGTGGTGGAGCTGGATGCCGGCGAGGCGGCCCGCCTCGGCATTGTTGTGGGCACTCCGGCGCCGATCCGCTGGCTCAATCGACGCGGCGCCCCTTGA
- a CDS encoding DUF1517 domain-containing protein, whose protein sequence is MSPRPFPIAFVRFRRLSLLVLMPLLVSGLLLLSSPSPSWAARGGRIGGGSFRSAPSMPRSYSGGGGSYGGGGYRGGYGGGIGFPFLIPIFGFGGGGLFGFLILMAIAGVLVNALRGAGGGMTSGGGSLAAAPRADGPVTIAQLQVGLLASARELQDDLRRLAATADTTGSTGLQRLLQETSLSLLRQPDLWVYANSEVGQVPFASAESTFNRLSMTERSKLRSEVTSNVGGRRFQDEVAASGPTDAASDFIAVTLLVASRGRIPIKTITSADDLRDALGVIGAVSAGDLIALEVIWQPEGKGEVLSTEELLTAYPQLQHL, encoded by the coding sequence GTGTCCCCTCGTCCCTTCCCGATCGCCTTCGTCAGGTTCCGCCGGCTCTCGCTGCTGGTGCTGATGCCGCTCCTGGTGAGCGGCCTTCTGCTGCTCTCCTCGCCCTCTCCCAGCTGGGCGGCCCGCGGCGGGCGGATCGGCGGCGGCAGTTTCCGCTCGGCCCCCTCGATGCCCCGCAGCTACAGCGGCGGTGGTGGCAGTTATGGCGGTGGCGGTTACCGCGGCGGCTATGGCGGCGGGATCGGCTTCCCCTTTCTGATCCCCATCTTCGGCTTCGGTGGCGGCGGTCTGTTCGGCTTCCTGATCCTGATGGCGATCGCCGGTGTTCTCGTGAACGCGCTGCGTGGTGCCGGCGGCGGCATGACCAGCGGAGGCGGTTCCCTGGCTGCGGCTCCCCGGGCCGATGGGCCTGTGACCATCGCCCAGTTGCAGGTGGGCCTGCTGGCTTCGGCCCGCGAACTCCAGGATGATCTGCGCCGCCTGGCCGCCACCGCCGACACCACCGGCAGCACGGGTCTGCAGCGGCTGCTGCAGGAAACCAGCCTCTCCCTGCTGCGTCAGCCCGATCTCTGGGTCTACGCCAACAGCGAAGTCGGCCAGGTGCCCTTCGCCAGTGCCGAATCCACCTTCAACCGTCTCTCGATGACCGAGCGCAGCAAGCTGCGCAGCGAGGTCACCTCCAATGTGGGCGGACGACGCTTCCAGGATGAGGTGGCCGCCAGTGGCCCCACCGATGCCGCCAGCGATTTCATCGCCGTGACGCTGCTGGTGGCCAGCCGTGGCCGCATCCCGATCAAGACCATCACCAGCGCCGATGATCTGCGCGACGCCCTTGGGGTGATCGGTGCGGTGTCCGCCGGTGACCTGATCGCCCTCGAGGTGATCTGGCAGCCGGAGGGCAAGGGCGAAGTGCTCAGCACCGAGGAACTGCTGACGGCCTATCCCCAGCTGCAGCACCTCTGA
- the thiS gene encoding sulfur carrier protein ThiS encodes MSEANGAGDSLTIQLNGEARTCPPRLPLLEVLLHFGYEPRLVVVEFNGEILPRSAWAEQAVGGDAVLEVVTIVGGGS; translated from the coding sequence ATGAGCGAGGCGAACGGGGCCGGAGACAGCCTCACGATCCAGCTGAACGGGGAGGCACGTACCTGCCCGCCTCGCCTGCCTCTGCTGGAGGTGCTGCTCCACTTCGGTTACGAACCACGGCTGGTGGTGGTGGAATTCAACGGTGAGATTCTGCCCCGCTCGGCCTGGGCCGAGCAGGCCGTTGGTGGGGACGCCGTACTTGAGGTGGTCACCATCGTGGGGGGTGGTTCCTAG
- a CDS encoding DUF3611 family protein has translation MVDRLDLQLVSAALRRVGWIRFWTQMSLGVVVVGVLTFNNIGGRLAANSARSLGLGPGLSLTTLSFFILVWCLWQSWLVVRCGRALASPARPSRGETSRLIKRGVLADLAGLTLAAVGYQALAGSLFVQASMQVPGFFGAQLAVPPGTRGGLMGLPITSIEMLSVLSNTQVLFAHLIGLWFSLWLLQRVHRPS, from the coding sequence ATGGTTGACCGCCTCGATCTTCAGCTGGTCTCGGCTGCCCTGCGCCGGGTGGGCTGGATCCGCTTCTGGACCCAGATGTCCCTCGGGGTGGTGGTGGTCGGCGTGCTGACCTTCAACAACATCGGCGGACGCCTGGCGGCCAACAGCGCCCGCTCCCTCGGACTCGGTCCTGGTCTGTCACTAACCACCCTCTCCTTCTTCATCCTGGTCTGGTGCCTCTGGCAGAGCTGGCTGGTGGTGCGCTGCGGCAGGGCCCTGGCCAGCCCGGCCCGGCCCAGCCGCGGCGAGACCAGCCGCCTGATCAAGCGGGGCGTCCTGGCCGATCTGGCCGGGCTCACCCTGGCGGCGGTGGGGTACCAGGCCCTGGCCGGCAGCCTGTTCGTGCAGGCCTCGATGCAGGTGCCCGGCTTCTTCGGGGCCCAGCTGGCGGTGCCGCCCGGCACTCGGGGCGGCCTGATGGGGCTGCCGATCACGTCGATCGAGATGCTCTCGGTGCTGAGCAACACCCAGGTACTGTTCGCCCACCTGATCGGGCTGTGGTTCAGCCTCTGGTTGCTGCAGCGGGTTCACCGCCCCAGCTGA
- a CDS encoding thiamine phosphate synthase — translation MNAALTTPEPAVLRLLDANLDRAREGLRVLEDWCRFGLDRQDLVARLKDLRQRLGRCHLPVYKAARHTASDGGAGLTHPAQAERQQPSEVVAANAGRAQEALRVLEEFGRAGDPLLAAEAAAIRYALYDLEVDLMRACGAAAGRREQLLRCRLYLITSHSPRLLETVAAALEAGVRLVQHRAKEADDLERWREASALRQLCSSHGALFIVNDRVDLALAVEADGVHLGQGDLPPAEARRLLGPDRLIGRSTQRIEQLRQAVVDGCDYVGVGPVNATPTKPGREPVGLAYVREAAAESPIPFFAIGGLDAGTVPPVVAAGGRRVAVVRAIIEASDPHAASRELLEALGEEA, via the coding sequence GTGAATGCCGCCCTGACGACGCCTGAGCCGGCCGTGCTGCGCCTGCTGGACGCCAACCTCGACCGTGCCCGCGAGGGCCTGCGTGTGCTGGAGGACTGGTGCCGCTTCGGCCTCGACCGCCAGGATCTCGTGGCCCGGCTCAAGGACCTGCGCCAGCGCCTGGGCCGCTGCCACCTCCCCGTCTACAAGGCGGCCCGCCACACCGCCAGCGATGGGGGCGCGGGCCTGACGCATCCCGCCCAGGCCGAGCGGCAGCAGCCCTCTGAGGTGGTGGCCGCCAACGCCGGCCGCGCCCAGGAGGCTCTGCGGGTGCTGGAGGAGTTCGGCCGCGCCGGGGATCCGCTCCTGGCCGCCGAGGCCGCCGCGATCCGCTACGCCCTCTACGACCTGGAGGTGGATCTGATGCGGGCCTGTGGCGCTGCCGCGGGCCGCCGTGAGCAGCTGCTGCGCTGTCGTCTGTATCTGATCACCAGCCATTCGCCCCGCCTGCTCGAGACCGTGGCCGCAGCCCTTGAGGCGGGGGTGCGGCTGGTTCAGCACCGGGCCAAGGAGGCTGACGACCTGGAGCGTTGGCGGGAGGCCAGCGCGCTGCGCCAGCTCTGCTCCAGCCATGGCGCGCTGTTCATCGTCAACGACCGGGTCGACCTGGCCCTCGCCGTGGAGGCCGATGGAGTGCACCTCGGCCAGGGGGATCTGCCCCCCGCCGAAGCGCGCCGCCTCCTGGGGCCGGATCGCCTGATCGGCCGCAGCACCCAGCGCATCGAGCAGTTGCGCCAGGCGGTGGTCGATGGCTGCGACTACGTGGGCGTCGGCCCCGTCAACGCGACCCCCACCAAGCCCGGCCGGGAACCCGTGGGCCTGGCCTACGTGCGCGAGGCGGCGGCCGAAAGCCCGATTCCGTTCTTTGCCATCGGCGGGCTCGATGCCGGAACGGTCCCGCCGGTCGTGGCGGCCGGTGGCCGCCGGGTGGCGGTGGTGCGGGCGATCATCGAGGCGAGCGATCCGCACGCGGCTAGCCGCGAGCTGCTCGAGGCCCTGGGGGAGGAAGCATGA
- the trmD gene encoding tRNA (guanosine(37)-N1)-methyltransferase TrmD → MSAMRLDVVSLAPESFAPLASLGVIGRAFSAGIAELHTHNPRDHASDRYRKVDDQPYGGGAGMVLKPEPVFAAFESIPVLERRRVLLLSPQGQPLRQADLQRWALDHDQLVLLCGHYEGFDERIRTLADEEVSLGDFVLTGGELAAMVLINGVVRLLPGTVGRAESLVEESHSALLLEHPHYTRPAEFRGLAVPQVLRSGDHGAIARWRAEQQQERTKRRRPDLHRRWRERQLADGQEAVNRQDGAMRMRIGNGYDIHRLVPGRPLILGGLTLEHPAGLGLDGHSDADVLVHALMDALLGALSLGDIGQHFPPDDERWRGADSLVLLEQVVALVRERGWQVVNVDTVVIAERPKLRPHISAMRAAIARRMGLDPDQVGIKATTNETLGPTGREEGIACHAVALLERWENGNG, encoded by the coding sequence CTGAGCGCGATGCGGCTGGATGTGGTCAGCCTGGCTCCCGAGTCGTTTGCTCCCCTGGCCAGCCTGGGGGTGATCGGGCGGGCGTTCAGCGCCGGCATCGCCGAACTGCACACCCACAATCCCCGCGATCACGCCAGCGACCGCTACCGCAAGGTCGACGACCAGCCCTACGGCGGCGGGGCGGGCATGGTGCTCAAGCCGGAGCCGGTGTTCGCGGCCTTCGAGTCGATTCCCGTGCTGGAACGGCGCCGGGTGCTGCTGCTCAGCCCCCAGGGTCAGCCGCTGCGCCAGGCCGACCTGCAGCGCTGGGCCCTGGATCACGACCAGCTGGTGCTGCTCTGCGGCCACTACGAAGGCTTCGATGAGCGCATCCGCACCCTCGCCGATGAGGAGGTGTCACTGGGGGATTTCGTGCTCACCGGCGGCGAACTGGCAGCGATGGTGCTGATCAACGGCGTCGTGCGGCTGCTGCCCGGCACGGTGGGCCGGGCCGAGTCCCTGGTGGAGGAAAGCCACAGCGCCCTGTTGCTGGAGCATCCCCACTACACCCGCCCGGCCGAGTTCAGGGGCCTGGCGGTTCCCCAGGTGCTGCGCAGCGGCGACCATGGCGCCATCGCCCGCTGGCGGGCGGAGCAGCAGCAGGAACGCACGAAACGGAGGCGACCCGATCTGCACAGGCGCTGGCGGGAGCGGCAGCTGGCGGACGGACAGGAGGCCGTCAACCGCCAGGATGGGGCCATGCGGATGCGGATCGGCAACGGCTACGACATCCACCGGCTGGTGCCGGGGCGCCCCCTGATCCTGGGCGGCCTGACCCTGGAGCATCCCGCGGGCCTTGGCCTCGATGGCCACAGTGACGCCGACGTGCTCGTGCACGCGCTGATGGATGCCCTGCTGGGGGCCCTGAGCCTGGGGGACATCGGCCAGCACTTTCCCCCGGACGACGAGCGCTGGCGCGGTGCCGACAGCCTGGTGCTGCTGGAGCAGGTGGTGGCCCTGGTGCGGGAGCGGGGCTGGCAGGTGGTGAATGTGGATACGGTCGTGATCGCCGAGCGCCCGAAACTGCGGCCCCACATCAGCGCCATGCGCGCCGCCATCGCCCGGCGCATGGGGCTCGATCCAGACCAGGTGGGCATCAAGGCCACCACCAATGAGACCCTCGGCCCCACCGGACGGGAAGAGGGGATCGCCTGCCACGCCGTGGCCCTGCTGGAGCGTTGGGAGAACGGGAATGGGTAG
- a CDS encoding NAD(+) kinase, whose product MPCVGLIVNDGKDLAVKTADVIQSRLEAAGTSVLRVSSSGGMVGFANPDQHLRSRGYSACVPESFHPEMSLAVVLGGDGTVLSAARQTAPIGVPILTVNTGHLGFLAEAYLSELDGAMDQLLTDRWSVEERTMLVVSVMRGDQRRWEVLCLNEMALHREPLTSMCHFEIAIGRHVPVDISADGVILSTPTGSTAYALSAGGPVITPDCPVLQLTPIAPHSLASRALVFSDQEPVTVFPATPERLMMVVDGSAGCYVWPEDRVLIRRSPHPARFVRLQDHEFFQVLRNKLGWGLPHVAKPDNGELGGRDGSAAGGRP is encoded by the coding sequence GTGCCCTGCGTCGGACTGATCGTCAACGACGGCAAGGATCTGGCCGTCAAGACGGCCGATGTCATCCAGAGCCGCCTGGAGGCGGCCGGCACCAGCGTGCTGCGGGTGAGCAGCTCCGGCGGCATGGTGGGCTTCGCCAACCCCGACCAGCACCTGCGCAGCCGCGGGTACAGCGCCTGCGTGCCCGAGAGCTTCCATCCGGAGATGAGCCTGGCCGTGGTGCTGGGCGGCGACGGCACGGTGCTCTCGGCCGCACGCCAGACGGCGCCGATCGGCGTGCCGATCCTCACGGTCAACACCGGCCACCTGGGTTTCCTGGCCGAGGCCTACCTCAGCGAGCTGGATGGGGCCATGGACCAGCTCCTCACCGACCGCTGGAGCGTGGAGGAGCGCACGATGCTGGTGGTGAGCGTGATGCGGGGCGACCAGCGGCGCTGGGAAGTGCTCTGCCTCAACGAGATGGCTCTGCACCGGGAACCGCTCACGAGCATGTGCCATTTCGAGATCGCCATCGGTCGCCATGTGCCCGTGGACATCTCCGCCGATGGGGTGATCCTCTCGACTCCCACCGGATCCACCGCCTATGCCCTCAGTGCCGGCGGGCCGGTGATCACCCCCGACTGCCCGGTGCTGCAGCTCACCCCGATCGCGCCCCATTCCCTCGCCTCCCGCGCCCTGGTGTTCAGCGACCAGGAGCCGGTGACGGTGTTTCCAGCCACCCCCGAGCGGCTGATGATGGTGGTGGACGGCAGTGCCGGCTGCTACGTGTGGCCGGAGGACCGAGTGCTGATCCGCCGCAGCCCTCACCCCGCCCGCTTCGTGCGGCTGCAGGACCACGAGTTCTTCCAGGTGCTGCGCAACAAGCTGGGCTGGGGACTGCCCCATGTGGCCAAACCCGACAACGGCGAGCTCGGCGGCCGCGACGGTTCCGCTGCCGGTGGACGTCCATGA
- the pheS gene encoding phenylalanine--tRNA ligase subunit alpha yields MSATISLQQLTDQLDALEAEAAASIAAAADTAELEGLRVGLLGKKGRLSAVLGAMGRLDAAERPLVGQRANALKEQVQALMGQRLEGLRSAAMAEKLAGERLDVTAPSRYVPVGHRHPLIRTIEEIVDIFAGLGYRVEEGPEAETDHYNFTALNIPPHHPARDMQDTFYLPGDRLLRTHTSPVQIRHLESNPPPVRIVAPGRVYRRDAVDATHSPVFHQVEVLAIDEGLDFSHLRGTVTTFLQQFFGDLPVRFRASYFPFTEPSAEVDVQWRGRWLEVMGCGMVDPAVLEGLGLDPERWSGFAAGLGVERFCMVRHGIDDIRRLFTSDLRFLEQF; encoded by the coding sequence GTGAGCGCCACGATCAGCCTCCAGCAGCTCACTGACCAGCTCGACGCCCTCGAAGCCGAAGCGGCGGCCTCGATCGCCGCCGCCGCCGACACCGCTGAGCTGGAAGGACTGCGGGTGGGTCTGCTCGGCAAGAAGGGCCGCCTCTCAGCGGTGCTGGGGGCCATGGGCAGGCTGGATGCGGCGGAGCGGCCCCTGGTGGGTCAGCGGGCCAACGCGCTCAAGGAGCAGGTGCAGGCGTTGATGGGCCAGCGGCTGGAGGGGCTGCGGAGCGCCGCCATGGCCGAGAAACTGGCGGGGGAACGGCTCGATGTGACCGCTCCGAGCCGCTACGTGCCGGTGGGTCACCGCCACCCGCTGATCCGCACGATCGAGGAGATCGTCGACATCTTTGCCGGTCTCGGCTACCGGGTGGAAGAAGGGCCGGAGGCGGAGACCGACCACTACAACTTCACCGCACTGAACATTCCGCCGCACCACCCGGCCCGGGACATGCAGGACACCTTCTATCTCCCCGGTGACCGGCTGCTGCGCACCCACACCTCACCGGTGCAGATCCGCCACCTGGAGAGCAACCCTCCGCCCGTGCGGATCGTGGCGCCAGGGCGTGTGTACCGCCGCGACGCGGTGGATGCCACCCACTCGCCGGTGTTCCATCAGGTGGAGGTGCTGGCGATCGATGAAGGGCTGGATTTCAGCCACCTGCGCGGCACCGTCACCACGTTCCTGCAGCAGTTCTTCGGCGATCTGCCGGTGCGCTTCCGCGCCAGCTACTTCCCCTTCACCGAGCCTTCAGCGGAGGTGGACGTGCAGTGGCGGGGGCGCTGGCTGGAGGTGATGGGCTGCGGGATGGTGGATCCGGCGGTGCTGGAGGGTCTGGGTCTGGATCCCGAACGCTGGAGCGGCTTCGCCGCCGGCCTCGGGGTGGAGCGGTTCTGCATGGTGCGCCACGGCATCGACGACATCCGCCGCCTGTTCACCAGCGATCTGCGCTTCCTGGAACAGTTCTGA
- the surE gene encoding 5'/3'-nucleotidase SurE translates to MSSLRILISNDDGVFAEGIQTLAAEAVGRGHAVTVVCPDQERSATGHGLTMQTPLRAERADRLFADGVTAWACSGTPSDCVKLALGRLLSAPPDLVLSGINHGPNLGSDVFYSGTVSAAMEGTLEGLPALAVSSACFDWRQFGPAAVLALDVAEAALAGAWPEGLLLNLNVPALPIERIGSLRWCRPAVRRYRDQFDQRTDPRGRTYYWLAGEVVDDLESATAGPREWPTDVAQIHAGGAALTPLQPELFWRGGLGELPVQLGR, encoded by the coding sequence ATGTCCAGCCTGCGGATCCTGATCAGCAACGACGACGGGGTGTTCGCGGAGGGGATCCAGACCCTGGCGGCCGAGGCGGTGGGCCGCGGTCATGCGGTCACGGTGGTCTGCCCCGACCAGGAGCGCTCCGCCACCGGCCATGGCCTCACCATGCAGACCCCCCTGAGGGCGGAGCGGGCCGACCGGCTCTTCGCCGATGGTGTCACCGCCTGGGCCTGCAGCGGCACCCCCTCCGACTGCGTCAAGCTCGCGCTCGGCCGTCTGCTGAGCGCTCCGCCCGACCTGGTGCTCTCCGGCATCAACCACGGCCCCAACCTCGGCAGCGACGTCTTCTATTCCGGCACGGTGTCGGCGGCCATGGAGGGCACTCTCGAGGGGCTGCCCGCCCTGGCGGTGAGCAGTGCCTGCTTCGACTGGCGCCAGTTCGGTCCGGCGGCCGTGCTCGCCCTCGATGTGGCGGAGGCGGCCCTGGCCGGGGCCTGGCCGGAGGGGCTGCTGCTCAATCTGAATGTGCCGGCCCTGCCGATCGAGCGGATCGGTTCCCTGCGCTGGTGCCGTCCGGCCGTGCGCCGCTACCGCGACCAGTTCGACCAGCGCACCGACCCGCGCGGCCGCACGTACTACTGGCTGGCCGGTGAGGTGGTCGATGACCTGGAATCCGCCACCGCAGGCCCGCGGGAGTGGCCCACGGACGTGGCCCAGATCCATGCCGGCGGCGCCGCCCTCACCCCGCTGCAGCCGGAGCTGTTCTGGCGGGGTGGCCTCGGGGAGCTGCCGGTTCAGCTGGGGCGGTGA
- a CDS encoding bifunctional riboflavin kinase/FAD synthetase, translated as MIPLRSPQEAMRPTAVALGSFDGLHQGHRRVIAAIAAAPTPGLIPTVVSFWPHPRELLYGEPRLRLDLPGEKLALLEPYGIRQLVLVPFTRDLSLLSPEAFVEQVLVGQLQAREVAVGENFRFGHDRAGDTACLREIGERHGLRVLVSSMLWDGAERISSSRIRRALAAGAIDEANRLLERPYRFSGRVVRGRGLGRTISWPTANLQVDGRKFLPQEGVYAAWVRNLEPAGGGEALLPTGDPMAAVMNLGPQPTVDPLAPSAVEVHLLDRDLELVGRDLEVEPVQLLRRQHRFDGLNELSRQIGEDAALARSLLNRSSAGGVGVAQAPADEGGDPPEQQNS; from the coding sequence TTGATTCCCCTGCGCTCCCCCCAGGAGGCGATGCGGCCCACCGCCGTCGCCCTGGGCAGTTTCGATGGTCTGCACCAGGGGCACCGCCGGGTGATCGCCGCCATCGCCGCCGCACCGACCCCGGGGTTGATTCCCACGGTGGTCAGTTTCTGGCCCCATCCGCGCGAGCTGCTCTATGGCGAACCGCGCCTGCGCCTCGATCTCCCCGGCGAGAAGCTGGCGCTGCTGGAGCCCTACGGCATCCGCCAGCTGGTGCTGGTGCCTTTCACCCGCGACCTCTCCCTGCTCAGCCCGGAGGCCTTCGTGGAGCAGGTGCTGGTGGGGCAGCTCCAGGCCAGGGAGGTGGCCGTGGGCGAGAACTTCCGCTTCGGCCATGACCGGGCCGGCGACACCGCCTGCCTGCGTGAGATCGGCGAGCGTCATGGCCTGCGGGTGCTGGTCTCCTCGATGCTCTGGGATGGAGCCGAACGGATCAGCAGCAGTCGCATCCGCCGCGCCCTGGCCGCCGGTGCCATCGACGAGGCCAACCGCCTGCTGGAGCGGCCCTACCGCTTCAGCGGCCGGGTCGTGCGCGGGCGGGGCCTGGGCCGGACGATCAGTTGGCCCACGGCGAATCTGCAGGTGGACGGCCGCAAATTTCTGCCCCAGGAGGGGGTCTATGCCGCCTGGGTGCGCAACCTCGAGCCCGCCGGTGGGGGCGAGGCGCTCCTGCCCACTGGTGACCCCATGGCGGCGGTGATGAACCTGGGTCCCCAGCCCACGGTGGACCCGCTGGCCCCCTCGGCGGTGGAGGTGCACCTTCTGGACAGGGATCTGGAGCTGGTGGGCCGTGATCTGGAGGTGGAGCCCGTACAGCTGCTCCGCCGCCAGCACCGCTTTGACGGCCTGAACGAACTCAGCCGCCAGATCGGCGAAGATGCTGCGCTGGCCCGCAGCCTGCTCAACCGAAGCTCAGCCGGGGGCGTAGGCGTTGCCCAGGCCCCAGCCGATGAAGGCGGCGATCCCCCCGAGCAGCAGAATTCCTGA
- a CDS encoding TIGR03792 family protein translates to MTLVLGGTATAVAAATRDVVQQNGILPQEVVEVLRLKVPAADREAWLEAERQSWEPWLRSRSGFLERRIYWDADSEEGVLLIHWASRRQWQDIAAAEVERVQERFDQLARQGTGRGDPQPFPLLFSGELIPQ, encoded by the coding sequence TTGACCCTGGTCCTGGGTGGGACGGCCACCGCAGTCGCCGCGGCCACCCGTGACGTCGTCCAGCAGAACGGGATCCTGCCTCAGGAGGTGGTGGAGGTTCTGCGCCTGAAGGTGCCCGCCGCCGATCGGGAGGCCTGGCTGGAGGCGGAGCGGCAGAGCTGGGAGCCCTGGTTGCGCTCGCGCAGCGGCTTCCTCGAGCGACGGATCTACTGGGATGCCGACAGCGAGGAGGGCGTGCTGCTGATCCACTGGGCCAGTCGCCGCCAGTGGCAGGACATCGCCGCCGCCGAGGTGGAGCGGGTGCAGGAGCGCTTCGATCAGCTGGCGCGGCAGGGCACCGGCCGTGGCGATCCCCAGCCCTTTCCCCTGCTCTTCAGCGGCGAGCTGATCCCGCAATGA